The Myxocyprinus asiaticus isolate MX2 ecotype Aquarium Trade chromosome 26, UBuf_Myxa_2, whole genome shotgun sequence genome has a window encoding:
- the LOC127417345 gene encoding ADP-ribosylation factor-like protein 2-binding protein isoform X2, producing MQNLEEEDFAVSKSSDADAKFDMVIGNIEDIIMDSPNYNNRCGQTDAIFLPEDEFQHLQQSFMEKYYLEFDESEENKLSYTPIFNEYIEILEKHLEQQLIERIPGFNMDAFTHSLKQHKDEVSGDILDMLLTFTDFMAFKEMFTDYRAEKEGRGLDLSTGLVVKSLNSASSSPLHSSIASQSS from the exons ATGCAGAATTTGGAGGAGGAGGACTTTGCCGTTTCAAA GTCATcagatgctgatgcaaaatttGACATGGTGATTGGGAACATTGAAGATATTATAATGG attcaCCCAACTACAATAATCGCTGTGGTCAAACTGATGCAATTTTCTTACCAGAGGATGAATTCCAACATCTTCAGCAGTCTTTCATGGAAAAATATTACCTCGAGTTTGATGAGTCAGAGGAGAACAAGCTCAGCTATACGCCTATTTTTAATGAATAT ATTGAAATACTAGAGAAGCACCTGGAACAACAGTTGATAGAACGaattcctggtttcaacatggatGCCTTCACCCATTCTCTTAA GCAGCACAAAGATGAAGTCTCAGGTGACATACTTGACATGCTGCTAACCTTCACTGACTTTATGGCCTTTAAAGAAATGTTCACTGATTACAGAGCA GAAAAGGAAGGTCGAGGATTGGACCTTAGTACCGGGCTGGTGGTGAAGTCTTTAAACTCTGCTTCCTCTTCACCTTTGCACTCCAGCATTGCCTCCCAATCTAGCTGA
- the LOC127417346 gene encoding plasmolipin-like — MADFPGMVNTQTSSNEPQRRFGIPSIVDVNFIKTIPGILLLAEIVVGLLVWALIASTNYTTIPAYGWVMFVSVTLWLLSIALFIMLLLSLHERLSSVPWPLVLFVFYAVATVLYLTAFLTDAASVPLNNSYLGTSAFFAIVVTLLYTASSYFAYLGWRSNGQNAAATTVPV; from the exons ATGGCAGATTTTCCTGGGATGGTTAACACTCAGACAAGCTCAAATGAACCTCAAAGACGCTTCGGAATCCCATCAATCGTTGATGTGAACTTCATCAAGACCATTCCTGGTATCCTACTTCTGGCTGAGATT GTTGTTGGGTTACTGGTGTGGGCACTGATTGCCAGTACTAACTATACCACAATTCCTGCCTATGGCTGGGTGATGTTTGTCAGCGTGACACTGTGGCTTCTAAGCATCGCCCTGTTCATCATGCTATTGCTGAGTTTGCACGAGAGGCTTTCATCAGTGCCCTGGCCTTTAGTG CTCTTTGTGTTCTATGCAGTCGCAACTGTTCTGTACTTAACTGCCTTTTTGACTGATGCAGCATCTGTCCCGCTCAACAATAGTTATCTGGGAACTTCTGCA TTTTTTGCCATAGTGGTGACACTATTATATACAGCTAGCAGCTACTTTGCCTACTTGGGTTGGAGGAGTAATGGCCAAAATGCAGCTGCAACCACAGTGCCTGTGTAG
- the LOC127417345 gene encoding ADP-ribosylation factor-like protein 2-binding protein isoform X1: MDARETELLGASENIVEMQNLEEEDFAVSKSSDADAKFDMVIGNIEDIIMDSPNYNNRCGQTDAIFLPEDEFQHLQQSFMEKYYLEFDESEENKLSYTPIFNEYIEILEKHLEQQLIERIPGFNMDAFTHSLKQHKDEVSGDILDMLLTFTDFMAFKEMFTDYRAEKEGRGLDLSTGLVVKSLNSASSSPLHSSIASQSS; the protein is encoded by the exons ATGGATGCTCGAGAGACAG AACTGCTGGGTGCCAGCGAGAACATAGTTGAGATGCAGAATTTGGAGGAGGAGGACTTTGCCGTTTCAAA GTCATcagatgctgatgcaaaatttGACATGGTGATTGGGAACATTGAAGATATTATAATGG attcaCCCAACTACAATAATCGCTGTGGTCAAACTGATGCAATTTTCTTACCAGAGGATGAATTCCAACATCTTCAGCAGTCTTTCATGGAAAAATATTACCTCGAGTTTGATGAGTCAGAGGAGAACAAGCTCAGCTATACGCCTATTTTTAATGAATAT ATTGAAATACTAGAGAAGCACCTGGAACAACAGTTGATAGAACGaattcctggtttcaacatggatGCCTTCACCCATTCTCTTAA GCAGCACAAAGATGAAGTCTCAGGTGACATACTTGACATGCTGCTAACCTTCACTGACTTTATGGCCTTTAAAGAAATGTTCACTGATTACAGAGCA GAAAAGGAAGGTCGAGGATTGGACCTTAGTACCGGGCTGGTGGTGAAGTCTTTAAACTCTGCTTCCTCTTCACCTTTGCACTCCAGCATTGCCTCCCAATCTAGCTGA
- the LOC127417345 gene encoding ADP-ribosylation factor-like protein 2-binding protein isoform X3, with amino-acid sequence MDARETELLGASENIVEMQNLEEEDFAVSKSSDADAKFDMVIGNIEDIIMEDEFQHLQQSFMEKYYLEFDESEENKLSYTPIFNEYIEILEKHLEQQLIERIPGFNMDAFTHSLKQHKDEVSGDILDMLLTFTDFMAFKEMFTDYRAEKEGRGLDLSTGLVVKSLNSASSSPLHSSIASQSS; translated from the exons ATGGATGCTCGAGAGACAG AACTGCTGGGTGCCAGCGAGAACATAGTTGAGATGCAGAATTTGGAGGAGGAGGACTTTGCCGTTTCAAA GTCATcagatgctgatgcaaaatttGACATGGTGATTGGGAACATTGAAGATATTATAATGG AGGATGAATTCCAACATCTTCAGCAGTCTTTCATGGAAAAATATTACCTCGAGTTTGATGAGTCAGAGGAGAACAAGCTCAGCTATACGCCTATTTTTAATGAATAT ATTGAAATACTAGAGAAGCACCTGGAACAACAGTTGATAGAACGaattcctggtttcaacatggatGCCTTCACCCATTCTCTTAA GCAGCACAAAGATGAAGTCTCAGGTGACATACTTGACATGCTGCTAACCTTCACTGACTTTATGGCCTTTAAAGAAATGTTCACTGATTACAGAGCA GAAAAGGAAGGTCGAGGATTGGACCTTAGTACCGGGCTGGTGGTGAAGTCTTTAAACTCTGCTTCCTCTTCACCTTTGCACTCCAGCATTGCCTCCCAATCTAGCTGA